A single genomic interval of Lathyrus oleraceus cultivar Zhongwan6 chromosome 7, CAAS_Psat_ZW6_1.0, whole genome shotgun sequence harbors:
- the LOC127100510 gene encoding bifunctional 3-dehydroquinate dehydratase/shikimate dehydrogenase, chloroplastic isoform X1 — MMKNATLICVPIMGETVEKMVLDIQKAKLNGADLVEIRLDSLSTFNPHQDLNTFIQQHHSLPFLFTYRPIWEGGKYDGDENRRLDALRLAMELGADYVDIELKVAHEFYDSIRGKTFNKTKVIVSSHNYQYTPSVEDLGDLVARIQATGADIVKIATTAVEITDVARMFQIMVHSQVSHVPFIGLVMGDRGLISRVLCAKFGGYLTFGTLESGVVSAPGQPTIKDLLHLYNFRQLGPETKVYGIIGKPVSHSKSPILFNEAFKTVGFNGVFVFLLVDDLANFLRTYSSTDFVGFSVTIPHKESALKCCDEVDPVAKSIGAVNCIVRRPTDGKLIGYNTDYVGAISAIEDGLRGKLNSSGTAVSPLAGKLFVVIGAGGAGKALAYGAKEKGARIVIANRTYDRARELADVIGGDALALSDLDSYHPEDGMILANTTSIGMQPKVDETPISKHALKFYSLVFDAVYTPKVTRLLKEAEESGVTIVEGMEMFIGQAYEQYEKYTGLPAPKQLFRKIMENY, encoded by the exons ATGATGAAGAATGCAACGTTAATCTGCGTCCCTATAATGGGCGAAACCGTCGAAAAAATGGTACTTGATATACAAAAAGCTAAACTCAATGGAGCAGACCTTGTCGAAATTCGATTAGATTCTCTCAGCACTTTCAATCCTCATCAAGATCTTAACACTTTCATTCAGCAACACCATTCCTTGCCCTTCTTGTTCACTTACAG ACCGATATGGGAAGGTGGTAAGTATGATGGTGATGAAAACCGACGGTTGGATGCATTACGGTTAGCCATGGAATTGGGAGCTGATTACGTTGATATTGAACTTAAG GTTGCTCACGAGTTCTATGACTCTATACGTGGGAAGACGTTCAACAAAACCAAAGTCATTGTTTCATCTCACAACTATCAGTATACTCCGTCAGTTGAGGATCTTGGCGACCTTGTGGCAAGAATACAAGCAACTGGGGCAGACATAGTAAAGATCGCAACGACTGCCGTGGAGATCACTGACGTGGCACGAATGTTTCAAATTATGGTGCATTCCCAAGTAAGTCAT GTTCCATTCATTGGACTTGTTATGGGTGACAGGGGATTGATTTCACGCGTGCTTTGTGCAAAATTTGGTGGGTATCTCACTTTTGGTACACTCGAGTCAGGGGTAGTTTCAGCTCCTGGTCAACCTACAATTAAGGATCTGTTGCATCTATACAATTTCAGACAACTGGGACCTGAGACAAAAGTATATGGGATTATTGGGAAGCCTGTCAGTCACAGTAAATCACCCATATTGTTTAATGAAGCCTTCAAGACAGTTGGTTTCAATGGAGTTTTTGTATTTTTATTGGTGGATGACCTTGCCAATTTTCTCAGGACTTACTCATCAACAGATTTTGTGGGATTCAG TGTTACTATTCCTCACAAGGAGTCTGCCCTTAAGTGCTGTGATGAGGTTGATCCAGTGGCTAAG TCAATAGGAGCTGTAAACTGTATTGTAAGAAGACCGACAGATGGGAAGTTGATTGGGTATAACACTGATTATGTTGGTGCTATTTCTGCTATTGAGGATGGCCTACGAG GTAAGCTCAATAGCAGTGGTACAGCTGTTTCGCCGTTAGCTGGTAAGCTGTTTGTTGTTATTGGTGCTGGTGGTGCTGGTAAGGCACTTGCTTATGGTGCAAAAGAGAAAGGAGCCAGGATTGTGATTGCAAACCGCACCTATG ATCGTGCCAGAGAACTTGCTGATGTAATCGGTGGAGATGCTTTAGCCCTCAGTGATTTAGATAGTTACCATCCAGAGGATGGTATGATTCTTGCAAACACAACATCTATTGGAATGCAACCAAAAGTTGATGAAACACCTATTTCTAAG CATGCATTGAAATTTTACTCGCTGGTTTTCGATGCTGTCTACACACCAAAAGTTACTAGACTCTTGAAGGAAGCAGAAGAATCAGGAGTCACTATTGTAGAAGGAATGGAGATGTTTATTGGACAAGCATATGAGCAGTACGAGAAGTATACTGGATTGCCAG CACCAAAACAACTCTTCAGAAAAATTATGGAAAACTATTAA
- the LOC127100510 gene encoding bifunctional 3-dehydroquinate dehydratase/shikimate dehydrogenase, chloroplastic isoform X2 translates to MMKNATLICVPIMGETVEKMVLDIQKAKLNGADLVEIRLDSLSTFNPHQDLNTFIQQHHSLPFLFTYRPIWEGGKYDGDENRRLDALRLAMELGADYVDIELKVAHEFYDSIRGKTFNKTKVIVSSHNYQYTPSVEDLGDLVARIQATGADIVKIATTAVEITDVARMFQIMVHSQVPFIGLVMGDRGLISRVLCAKFGGYLTFGTLESGVVSAPGQPTIKDLLHLYNFRQLGPETKVYGIIGKPVSHSKSPILFNEAFKTVGFNGVFVFLLVDDLANFLRTYSSTDFVGFSVTIPHKESALKCCDEVDPVAKSIGAVNCIVRRPTDGKLIGYNTDYVGAISAIEDGLRGKLNSSGTAVSPLAGKLFVVIGAGGAGKALAYGAKEKGARIVIANRTYDRARELADVIGGDALALSDLDSYHPEDGMILANTTSIGMQPKVDETPISKHALKFYSLVFDAVYTPKVTRLLKEAEESGVTIVEGMEMFIGQAYEQYEKYTGLPAPKQLFRKIMENY, encoded by the exons ATGATGAAGAATGCAACGTTAATCTGCGTCCCTATAATGGGCGAAACCGTCGAAAAAATGGTACTTGATATACAAAAAGCTAAACTCAATGGAGCAGACCTTGTCGAAATTCGATTAGATTCTCTCAGCACTTTCAATCCTCATCAAGATCTTAACACTTTCATTCAGCAACACCATTCCTTGCCCTTCTTGTTCACTTACAG ACCGATATGGGAAGGTGGTAAGTATGATGGTGATGAAAACCGACGGTTGGATGCATTACGGTTAGCCATGGAATTGGGAGCTGATTACGTTGATATTGAACTTAAG GTTGCTCACGAGTTCTATGACTCTATACGTGGGAAGACGTTCAACAAAACCAAAGTCATTGTTTCATCTCACAACTATCAGTATACTCCGTCAGTTGAGGATCTTGGCGACCTTGTGGCAAGAATACAAGCAACTGGGGCAGACATAGTAAAGATCGCAACGACTGCCGTGGAGATCACTGACGTGGCACGAATGTTTCAAATTATGGTGCATTCCCAA GTTCCATTCATTGGACTTGTTATGGGTGACAGGGGATTGATTTCACGCGTGCTTTGTGCAAAATTTGGTGGGTATCTCACTTTTGGTACACTCGAGTCAGGGGTAGTTTCAGCTCCTGGTCAACCTACAATTAAGGATCTGTTGCATCTATACAATTTCAGACAACTGGGACCTGAGACAAAAGTATATGGGATTATTGGGAAGCCTGTCAGTCACAGTAAATCACCCATATTGTTTAATGAAGCCTTCAAGACAGTTGGTTTCAATGGAGTTTTTGTATTTTTATTGGTGGATGACCTTGCCAATTTTCTCAGGACTTACTCATCAACAGATTTTGTGGGATTCAG TGTTACTATTCCTCACAAGGAGTCTGCCCTTAAGTGCTGTGATGAGGTTGATCCAGTGGCTAAG TCAATAGGAGCTGTAAACTGTATTGTAAGAAGACCGACAGATGGGAAGTTGATTGGGTATAACACTGATTATGTTGGTGCTATTTCTGCTATTGAGGATGGCCTACGAG GTAAGCTCAATAGCAGTGGTACAGCTGTTTCGCCGTTAGCTGGTAAGCTGTTTGTTGTTATTGGTGCTGGTGGTGCTGGTAAGGCACTTGCTTATGGTGCAAAAGAGAAAGGAGCCAGGATTGTGATTGCAAACCGCACCTATG ATCGTGCCAGAGAACTTGCTGATGTAATCGGTGGAGATGCTTTAGCCCTCAGTGATTTAGATAGTTACCATCCAGAGGATGGTATGATTCTTGCAAACACAACATCTATTGGAATGCAACCAAAAGTTGATGAAACACCTATTTCTAAG CATGCATTGAAATTTTACTCGCTGGTTTTCGATGCTGTCTACACACCAAAAGTTACTAGACTCTTGAAGGAAGCAGAAGAATCAGGAGTCACTATTGTAGAAGGAATGGAGATGTTTATTGGACAAGCATATGAGCAGTACGAGAAGTATACTGGATTGCCAG CACCAAAACAACTCTTCAGAAAAATTATGGAAAACTATTAA